From a region of the Saccharomyces paradoxus chromosome IV, complete sequence genome:
- the EUG1 gene encoding protein disulfide isomerase EUG1 (Protein disulfide isomerase of the endoplasmic reticulum lumen~similar to YDR518W): MKVTTGFIFAIVSFCLFTSFTLAENSAIATPGSDLLVLTEKKFKSFIESHPLVLVEFFAPWCLHSQILRPHLEEAASILKEHNVPVVQIDCEANNLVCLQQTINTYPTLKIFKNGRIFDGQVYRGVKITDEITQYMIQLCEASVIYLDSEDEIQPYLENATLPVVINRGLTGLNETYQEVALDLAEDYVFLSLLDSKDKSLSIRLPNTTEPILFGGNVDSLVGNSVALTQWLKVVILPYFTDIEPDLFPKYISSNLPLAYFFYTSKKELDDYTDLFTQLGKENRGHINFIALNSTMFPHHVRFLNMREQFPLFAIHNMINNLKYGLPQLPEEEYLELKEPQPLDRDMIVQLVKEYREGTAKPIVKSEEIPKVQNSNVYKIVGKTHDDIVHDDERDVLVKYYATWCIHSKRFAPIYEEIADVLASNESVRDKILIAEVDSGANDILSFPVTGYPTIALYPAGNNSKPIIFDKIRNLEDVFEFIKESGTHHIDGQAIYNELHKTKDYKVSTEDTVHDEL; the protein is encoded by the coding sequence ATGAAAGTGACCACAGGATTTATCTTTGCGATAGTCTCGTTTTGCCTGTTTACTTCTTTCACGCTGGCTGAAAACAGTGCAATAGCTACGCCAGGGTCAGATTTACTCGTTCTAACggagaaaaaatttaaatcGTTCATCGAATCTCATCCTTTAGTCCTTGTCGAATTTTTTGCTCCATGGTGTTTGCATTCTCAGATCTTACGGCCCCATTTGGAAGAAGCCGCCTCCATTTTAAAGGAACATAACGTCCCGGTTGTCCAAATTGATTGTGAGGCTAACAATTTGGTTTGCCTGCAACAAACCATAAATACTTACCCAActctgaaaattttcaaaaatggtcGTATTTTTGATGGTCAAGTCTATCGTGGTGTCAAGATCACCGATGAAATCACCCAGTACATGATTCAATTATGTGAGGCTTCCGTCATTTATTTGGATTCTGAGGATGAAATTCAACCATACCTGGAAAATGCGACTTTACCGGTGGTTATAAACAGAGGCTTAACAGGGTTGAATGAAACGTATCAGGAAGTCGCGCTGGATCTTGCTGAGGATTACGTCTTTTTATCTCTTCTAGATTCGAAGGATAAATCACTGTCAATTCGCTTACCAAATACCACCGAACCAATTCTGTTCGGTGGGAATGTAGATTCTTTAGTCGGAAATTCCGTTGCTTTAACTCAATGGTTAAAAGTGGTGATTTTACCTTACTTCACCGACATCGAACCTGATCTCTTCCCAAAGTACATTTCTAGTAATTTGCCGTTGGCTTACTTCTTCTATACctccaaaaaagaattagATGATTACACTGATCTTTTTACACAATTAGGTAAGGAAAATCGTGGCCACATAAACTTTATTGCATTAAATTCTACAATGTTCCCACATCACGTTAGATTCCTCAATATGAGAGAACAGTTCCCATTATTTGCTATCCATAATATGATCAACAATCTAAAATATGGTTTACCACAACTACCAGAGGAAGAGTATTTGGAACTGAAAGAACCACAACCACTAGACAGAGATATGATCGTTCAGTTGGTAAAAGAGTACCGCGAAGGTACTGCCAAGCCGATTGTTAAGTCAGAAGAGATTCCAAAAGTACAAAACTCCAATGTTTATAAAATAGTTGGGAAGACACATGACGACATTGTCCACGATGACGAAAGAGATGTCCTTGTCAAGTATTACGCGACATGGTGTATCCACAGTAAGAGATTTGCGCCTATTTATGAAGAGATTGCAGATGTCTTAGCATCAAATGAATCTGTTCGCGATAAAATCTTGATCGCCGAAGTAGATTCCGGTGCAAATGATATCTTAAGTTTTCCTGTGACAGGATATCCAACAATTGCTTTGTATCCTGCAGGCAATAACTCTAAGCCTATTATCTTCGATAAAATTAGAAATTTGGAAGACGTGTTCGAATTTATTAAAGAATCAGGTACGCATCATATTGACGGCCAAGCAATTTATAATGAACTGCACAAAACTAAGGATTACAAAGTGTCTACAGAGGACACCGTGCATGATGAATTATAA
- the FPR2 gene encoding peptidylprolyl isomerase family protein FPR2 (Membrane-bound peptidyl-prolyl cis-trans isomerase (PPIase)~similar to YDR519W) yields the protein MLFNIYLFFTFFSTILAGSLSDLEIGITKRIPVEECSVKAMPGDRVEVHYTGSLLESGTVFDSSYSRGSPIAFELGVGRVIKGWDQGVAGMCIGEKRKLQIPSSLAYGERGIPGVIPPSADLVFDVELVNVKSAA from the coding sequence ATGCTGTTTAATATTtaccttttctttacttttttttctaccaTTCTTGCGGGTTCTCTATCAGATTTGGAAATTGGTATTACCAAGAGAATACCAGTAGAGGAGTGCTCAGTTAAGGCAATGCCAGGCGATAGAGTCGAAGTTCATTACACGGGTTCTTTATTGGAATCGGGAACCGTCTTTGACTCAAGTTATTCAAGAGGCTCTCCCATCGCTTTTGAGCTAGGCGTCGGCAGAGTAATTAAAGGTTGGGATCAAGGTGTCGCTGGTATGTGCATTGgcgaaaaaagaaagctgCAAATTCCGAGTTCTTTGGCCTATGGGGAAAGAGGTATCCCAGGCGTCATCCCTCCAAGCGCTGATTTGGTGTTCGATGTCGAATTAGTGAATGTGAAATCAGCCGCCTAG
- the URC2 gene encoding Urc2p (Zn(II)2Cys6 motif containing transcription factor~similar to YDR520C) — MDINSSASANPRPDGLPMTSGCNSGSGRIRNSIRSIINHPEDSAGANEGSEANSHKNNGNKKPRKKRKTFSCDTCRRVKTRCDFEPFVGKCYRCNVLQLDCSLARNKDDEILNTLREDGLLKKINSINPNLSSFPHLSADASSESQNSVGKNEMATIDSCMINKRLSSLEDYLKSLHQKMDLIITTAKLSDNGNTKDPRNDVQNVEFSSSNTYDSSMTSSAKTVRKTGEYIKENLFLNGFKLKESPLKLLHDIDERLFPSKATSKAAKLAGQQRPYAVARVNFLHFYENNQELCHKLAKEFLVRSHFWIIPGGRKEIDVEYAHSHLFITSVFTIIAMSFADNDKYAAEQEILYPLVERLLTNTLTMFEKLTAFDIEAILYCCMFHISRKAKRYRQLKFNSLVLSNFALNSLLHVIDFYQIKDRVLVKEVYNPEDLYHLRILNSLTACYLEYSISYGDIREQDDMLKEFNKLVAKFPQANFGDDIKISEINLGDIVNGIFMNLKNYFTQYLNEFNNDRHGDNTNTLVFVFPELNYWLKNWEELLAKDGAGVLLFTFDFYHIMICRTFITEFPSTLRSNQGFLKLILNTMKEHSFSLLKGFLRLPPTLIRGAPIFTCHQLVYACLTLCDYLYWFDSSEHQHVLSLCTKVYWHLSTIGEKMNEATDNVGKIIKSIIDTSKTRINFGNLPKENGDNDTILSSASNSMGAENLHAVKPATSHTNSAALHESLSSSHFMIPDVDQFNSFEDFFQDFFDSLKPNSQKMFSSNKKTEQTT; from the coding sequence ATGGATATAAACTCAAGTGCCTCAGCGAACCCCAGACCAGATGGTTTGCCGATGACTAGTGGGTGTAATTCCGGCTCTGGTAGGATACGAAATAGTATCAGATCCATAATCAATCATCCAGAGGATAGTGCTGGAGCAAATGAAGGTAGTGAAGCAAACAGTCACAAGAATAATGGCAACAAAAAACccagaaagaaaaggaaaacttTTAGTTGTGATACCTGCAGGAGGGTCAAGACAAGGTGCGACTTTGAGCCTTTCGTTGGAAAATGTTATAGATGTAACGTTCTACAACTTGATTGCTCCTTAGCTAGAAATAAAGacgatgaaattttaaatacACTACGTGAAGATGGTCTACTGAAGAAGATTAACTCGATTAATCCTAACCTTAGTTCGTTCCCCCATTTGAGTGCGGATGCTTCAAGCGAAAGTCAAAATAGTGTTGGAAAGAACGAAATGGCCACTATTGATAGTTGCATGATCAATAAAAGGCTTTCATCATTAGAAGATTACTTAAAATCTCTACACCAGAAAATGGACTTGATAATTACCACAGCAAAGCTCTCGGATAACGGCAATACCAAAGACCCAAGAAATGATGTTCAGAACGTGGAGTTCAGCTCGAGTAACACATATGATAGCTCTATGACTTCGAGCGCAAAGACAGTAAGGAAAACAGGGGAGTATATCAAggaaaatcttttcttgaatggATTCAAGTTGAAGGAATCTCCTTTGAAATTGCTACATGATATTGATGAGAGGTTATTTCCATCGAAGGCCACATCTAAAGCTGCGAAGCTAGCTGGGCAGCAAAGGCCATATGCCGTTGCAAGAGTGAACTTTCTCCATTTTTATGAGAATAATCAAGAATTATGTCATAAACTTGCGAAAGAATTTCTGGTAAGATCGCATTTCTGGATTATTCCAGGCgggagaaaagaaatagatgTGGAATATGCACATTCTCACCTATTCATTACAAGTGTATTTACTATTATCGCTATGAGTTTTGCTGACAATGATAAATATGCTGCGGAACAAGAAATATTGTATCCCTTGGTGGAGAGGTTATTAACTAATACTCTAACCATGTTTGAAAAGTTAACAGCGTTTGATATTGAGGCTATTTTATACTGCTGTATGTTCCATATTTCGCGAAAGGCGAAGAGATATAGGCAACTGAAATTTAATTCTCTGGTACTAAGCAATTTTGCGCTCAATAGTTTGTTACATGTAATAGATTTTTATCAGATAAAGGACAGGGTTTTGGTGAAAGAAGTATATAACCCCGAAGATCTTTATCACCTAAGAATTTTAAACTCTTTAACCGCCTGCTATTTAGAATATTCTATTAGTTATGGCGATATTAGGGAGCAGGATGACATGCTTAAAGAATTTAATAAGCTTGTGGCCAAATTTCCTCAGGCGAATTTTGGTGATGACATTAAAATCAGCGAGATAAACTTAGGTGACATTGTAAACGGAATCTTCATGAACCttaaaaattattttaCACAGTATTTGAATGAGTTTAATAATGACAGGCATGGAGATAACACGAATACCCTTGTCTTCGTTTTTCCAGAGCTAAATTATTGGCTGAAAAACTGGGAAGAGCTCTTAGCAAAGGATGGTGCGGGCGTCCtattgtttacgtttgattTTTATCATATCATGATATGTCGTACTTTTATCACAGAATTTCCTTCCACCCTAAGAAGCAACCAAGGGTTTCTGAAACTGATTCTCAATACGATGAAAGAACATTCATTTTCGCTGTTGAAAGGATTTTTAAGACTACCGCCAACATTAATAAGGGGTGCTCCTATTTTTACTTGCCATCAACTGGTTTACGCCTGTTTAACCCTTTGCGACTATCTTTATTGGTTCGACTCTTCTGAACATCAACACGTTTTAAGTCTTTGTACAAAAGTGTATTGGCATTTGAGTACTATAGgggaaaaaatgaatgaagCTACTGATAATGTCggaaaaattataaaatCTATCATTGATACTAGTAAAACTCGTATCAACTTTGGTAATCTCCCAAAAGAGAATGGCGATAATGATACAATTTTGTCTAGTGCCAGTAACAGCATGGGAGCAGAAAATTTGCACGCCGTAAAACCCGCTACTTCACACACTAATAGTGCTGCTTTACATGAGAGCTTATCTAGTAGCCACTTCATGATTCCTGACGTCGACCAATTCAATTCCTTTGAAGACTTTTTCCAAGACTTTTTTGATAGTCTAAAACCaaattctcaaaaaatgTTCAGTAGCAATAAGAAGACCGAACAAACCACTTGA